AGACCTCCTTTCTACATTTGTAGATGGTAGTCTTCATCCTTTGTCtttaagtgatctttttttttttctcatgtcagTGTCTTAATCTCTTCTTCTTACAAGGTAAATAGTCATATTAGACACAATGTCATTTGAAGCTTATTAATCCTCAAAGACCCTATCTCCATATACAGTTATATTCTGAAGTATTAGGGGATAAGATTTCAATGTACATTTACTGGGTTTATTTACaggcacatatacacatacacactcgtGGAGTCACATATGCATGTCATCTTTACATTACGTTATATAGTATTATCTTTCATCTCCATATAACTCAAATTGGATAGGCACCTGTAGTTGCAATTATAAGTAAACATTATACTTTTATCTGACTAACTTGTGCAAGTATCACTTCATTCATAGCAAAACCACCACTCACATaatcccaattcacttttcaaGGAGTCATTCGCATCTGATTCCAGATCAAACAGTCTGCTCTAACCTTGAATCTGTGCGTTGGCAGCAATCCGATCACAGCCTGACTCTAGGTCCACAGAGAGTGTGTTCAAGTGCCTGGTGACATTACCGTATTCTTTGTGAGAATGCATTTCTCccacttttattatttcattcaggGCATGGACATTGAATGCACTTTTACTTCTACATAGAACACATAGACCAGGCTTTAGCATTAATCAAAATTATACTTAACCTCAAGAATAACAAAAGACACGCACAATGCAGGGTAAGATATAACCAGATGGCAGATTTGGGTCTTGACACAACTAAGCCCCAACCCATCCTGACAGGTATCTCTACATCCTTGGTTCAGACTAGCTTTGGCCCTTTTCCTGCCGCCCCAGGATGCCACTAGAGATGTCACCACTCCTCAGTGCCTGGGCCTGAGAACCAAGGCACAGAAGAGAGTCTCTACCATACACATTGTTAGCCCTGCTTTTGACAGGCCTTATTTGCACAGTAAGGATAGATCTCCTTCAAAGTTGATTATAGACACACCTCAGAGACATTGTGGGTTTAGTTCCAGACCACTGTAATGAAGCAAATATCACAATTAAGCAAATCAAAGGagtctttttttggggggttggggtTCAGTGCCTATAAGAGTTATATTTGCACAATGCTGTAGCTTGAGTGTGCAATATCATTTGTCTAAAAAACAATCTTCATAActcatgttaaaaatatttatttctaaaaaaggaattaaccATCATCTCAACTTTCAACAAGttataatctttttgctggtggagggtctcaCCTCCGTGTTGAcagctgctgactgatcagggtggtgggtGATGAAGTGGGGGCAGCTGTGGCAATATcttaagacaacaatgaagtttgctgcattgattgactcttcctttcatgaccGATTTCTCTGTAGCAGGTGATGCTGTTTGGTAGCATTTTACCCAGAGTGGAAGTTTCCAAATTGGAGttaattctcacaaaaacctgctgctgctttatcacCCAAATTCATGTACTATTCTAAATCCCTTGTTGTCaattcaacaatcttcacagcttCACCAGGAGTAGCTTCCATTTCAAAAGACCACATTCTTTGTTCATCCACACAAAGCATCTCCTCATTCGTTAGTTTGATCATGAGATTGTTGCAATTTAATCACATGTTCGGCTGCCCTTCTAATCCTGCCTCacttgctatttccaccacagCTGCGTTCCTTCCTTCACTAAAGTCTTGAATCCTGGTACTTCCTGCACTAAAGGCATTgggaatggtgaatcctttctagaaggtttttcagtttattttgtcCAGATCCATCAGAGCAATCACTAAGTATGGCAACTTTATCTTTACAAAcagcatttcttaaataatagaaCTTGAAAGTTGTCGTTCCTACCTGACCCATGAGCTGCAGAATGATGTTGTGTTAGCAAGCACAAGAACAACATTAATCTTGTCCATCTCcgtcagagctcttgggtgatcAGATGCATTGGCAATgagcagtcatattttgaaaggaatctttttttctgaactgtAGGTCTCAACTGTGGACTTAAAGTATTCAGTAAAAACCATGTTGTAAATAGACGTGCTGTCATctaggctttgttgttccatttaaaGAGAGGCAAAGTAGATGTAGCATGATTCTTAAGGATCCTAGGGGTTTCAGAAGGGTAAATGAGgattggcttcaacttaaagtcaccagttACATTCACCCCTAACAAGAAAGGTAGTCTgccctttgaagctttgaagccaggcattgacttctctctagccatgaaagtcctagatggcatcttctttcaATGGAAGGCTGATTCacctacattgaaaatctgttgttggggcgcctgggtggctcagtgggttaaagcctctgccttcggctcaggtcatgatcccagggttctgggatcgagccccgcatcgggctctctgctcagcagggagcctgcttcctcctctctctctgcctgcctctctgcctacttgtgatctctttctctgtcaaataaataaataaaatctttaaaaaaaaaaagaaagaaagaaaatctgttgTTGAGTGAGGTCACGGTCATTAACATCGTAGCTGGATCTTGTGGATAACTTGCAGCTTCTCTCTCAGCAGCTACCTCTTCACCTTGCACTTTGATGTTATGGACacactttctttcttaaatctcaTGAACAAACCTCTACTAGCTTCAGactttccttctgcagcttcACTTCTCTCAGCCTTCGCACAACTGAAGAGAATCAGGGTCTTGCTCTGGATTAAGCTTTGGGTTAAGGGAGTGTTACGGCTGCTTTGATCATCTATCCCGACAACTCAAAGTTTCTCCACGTTGGGAGGAAGGTTCTTTcacttttttatcatttatttgtatgttcACCAGggaagcacttttaatttccttcaaggacttttcttttgcatttacaACTTAGCTGTTTGGTGCGAGACGCCTACCCGTCAGCCTATTTTGGCATTGACCATGCCTTCCTCACTGaccttaatcatttctagcttgtTAATTCTAGCTTGTTAAGTGAGAGATAGATGACTCCATCTTTCAactgaacacttagaggccattgcaGGGTTTTTAATTGACCTAATTTCAATATCGCTCTTTCAGGGGATAGGGAGGCCTGAAAGGAGGATGAGAGACAGGGGAACGGCTGGTCAGTGGAGCAGTCGAGCACACACAACATTTATTTGATGAAGTTCACTGTCTTATATGCATACAGTTCACAGCGTCCCCCGAATTACAAATGTAACATCAAAGATCAGATCACAGAGCCCCATAACATTTGTAATAATggtgaaaaaaaagtttaaatattgcAAGAGTTACAAAATGTGATTCAGAGACGTGAAGTGGACAAAGGCTATTGGAAAAATGGCTCCAAAAGGCTTGCTCAGTACAgtgttgccacaaaccttcaactGGTATAAAAGCAGCCTTGTGAAGCCCAATAAAGCAAAGGACCTAAAGAGAGGTGTGCCTGTACGGGCAGCTTGGTAGGAGACCATGTCCAGAGAGTTCCTGGCTTCTTCACTCCAGAAACATGTTCTAAATGTTGCCTTCACAAGAGGTATTCCAAAGATAAATGGCCACAACCTCCCGACCTGCTTTGACATATTccatcagaaaattttaaaggccTTCCTCAGTTCAAATGCTTCAGATTAGTACCACTTGCTCTGTGGAGTCAGCTGAGATAAAAATGCCTATAAGTTAATGTTCTGTGTGCCCCAAAACTTGGCAGTATTTTGCAGCTCAAGGACTCCCCTCTGGTCAGGCTGGTCTCCTCATCCAGGAAGTCAGGCTGAAGCTAGAAACCCCACCTTTCTCCATGGTGTTCATAGGACTAGGAAAAGGGTTTTGCTCTTTTCAATAGCTTTTCTATAATATTCCTATTTCTTTCATCCTTCTCAGACTGGATGTTCCATATGTAGTGTCTAATACAACAACATGGTAAAGCcacacattttagaaagaaatgaaattctgatgtTCATATATTGACTGAATGCAAAGTTTAGAATATCAGTCCTATGTACCCCGATAcccatcctttcttctgctgctacaaacatctttcagaattttaataTTCCAAACATGATAGACAACTCCAATCTTATTAGGGGAGGAGGCAGTTCAAGAGGTGAcattgctaaaaaataaaaatgaatagtcCCCCTGATATTTATTTTGGTAGCACTTTCACATGGAAGTTAAGAACATCTCTTAAGATCTATTTTCTTAGGATAtgtttccctctttctcagaGAGAACGTTTTTTGTTACAATTGAACACTATTATGACCTTgacaattatttcttaatatatgtagttttttttttttcatttttctattttaagttgaGGTTTTATGCCAGGAAAAATTTCAGAGAAGTTGTGTTATGTGTACTCTCTCTTCCTCCTAAAGGACTCTGATGATAAATGCAGCGGGGGAAGCTGAAGGTGGAGGGGAGTAAAGGTACTCtgtattttgaaaggaatatgATGGGAATCCTGGTGGGAGTACCCAAGGGCCTGGAATCATTGGTGCCATAAGTTTACAAAATTTAGGATCGTGTGGAAGAAATGGTTGTGGGAAGAACAGTGCTGTTTTATAGGagttttataacattttgtttctttcttttttatctttttaaaagattgtatttatttatctgagagaaagtgagagcgagtgagatcacagagggagaggaagagggagaaacagactccccactgagtagagagccagatgaggggctggatcctaggactctgagatcatgaccttagccaaaggaagatgcttaactaactaagccactcaggcaccccagattttgtttctttaatgttCAAATTTACTCTTTCCTGTCTTTCTACACAGTtatttctttgtcattaagacactataaaatttttttaataaaaggaagaagaggggtacctgggtggctcagtccataaagtggctgccttcagcacGGGTCATAatctccagagtcctgggattgagtcctgcatggggctccttgctcagtggggagcctcctctcagaaagaaagaaagaaagaaagaaagggagaaagagagaaaggaagaagagaaattgcTGATTTCTCCTtcaagaagggaggaagaggtaAGAAAAGTAACTTACACAGCCCAGAACAAACATTCTACAAAAAATTTGTTCCAATGACTCAATTACTTTTATCTGCCCCCATTTGTGTCCTCTATGTACATTTacaatctatatatctatattgaATTTACAACCAAGTCTCctaattaacataataaaattataggGGATTAGCTAGTATTGTAGACTAAGACTGGATTCTGGAACTGAAATAATGTGCCCCCCTTTTTCATATGTGAATTCAGTTTTAGGGAATTAGCTGATGAATcaccaataaaaataaactctgtaACACATCAACCCTACTCACTGCTGTTAGATTcatatccttcctttctttatgtgaCGCCACCTGATGATTCTAATGCAATTGTTGTTCATGAGCAGATAAAATATCAGTAGTTTAGCCTTTGTTATTAATCATCCTTTCAATCTAACAAAGTTAATTAGATGTCTGTTATTTTTCATATAGTATGTCGGGACTGGAGATAGAAAAACGAATAATCTTTTTGTGAAACAGAAAATGTTGGCCATATTCTGGAATCCTaaaaagcagcagcaacagcaactTTTAATAACCTCTATGTGTTATTTTCACTATTTCAACACCTGAAATTAAGTTTagaattcatttaatatttaaaaataacagccaAATTTATTTCACAGGAGATAAAAAGAATGATAGCACTTACGTATAAGAATTAAGAGTTGTGGCAAAAATTGGAGAAGCACCAGCATGAGTATATGGGGACTgtgataaataagaaacaaattttataaagttATGTTTTTGAGTTATAGTACAATCCATTTCAGTAGGAATTTTTTGAGTGCCACCATAACATCTTTGTTTCTCAGACAATATATTATAGGGTTGAACATTGGTGTCACAATGgtgtaaaaaagagaaagaaacttgtCTGTTCCTGTTAAATTACTGGACTTGGGGCTCAAGTACGTTGTGGTGGCTGATCCAAAGAACAAAACCACAACCATGAGATGTGAGGAACAAGTGGAGAATGCCTTGGCTCGCCCAGCGGCTGATGGCAACTTCAGGATGGTTGAGATTATTTTCCCATAAGATCCAAGAATCAACATAAAAGGAATAGTGACCACTAGAAGAGCAACTGCATAAACCAACATCTCAATCATAAAAGTATCCCCACAGGCAAGTTTAAGTACTGGAGGTATGTCACAGAAGAAGTGATTCAAATGATTGGACCTGCAGAAGGGTAGAGAGAAGATCAGGTAGGTGAACCCTATGTGTACTGGAATTCCAGTGATCCAGCAGCTAACAGCCAGTTGGATGCAGAGCCTGTGGTTCATGATGAGAGGGTAGAGTAAGGGGTTGCAAATAGCAACATACCTGTCGTAAGCCATTGTGGTCAGAATGAGGCACTCAGTGGCTCcaaacaccaaaaagaaatacatttgcgTAGCacaagacagaaaggaaattcTTCTATTTTGTCTACAAAGATCTGTTAATAATCTGGGGGCAGTGACTGACACATAGCatatttctaagaaagaaaagttcctaaggaaaaaatacatgggaGTCTGGAGGGAGGGGTCAACCTTGGTTATTATGATAATGAGGCTATTTCCCATCAGAATAATCACATACATGATCAAAAAcactccaaaaagaaatcctTGGAGGTCAGGAACATCAGAAAAGCCAAGCAGGATGAAATCCATTAATGGAGTCTGATTCCCTTGCAGAGGATTTTGT
This DNA window, taken from Lutra lutra chromosome 10, mLutLut1.2, whole genome shotgun sequence, encodes the following:
- the LOC125079389 gene encoding olfactory receptor 10AG1-like; its protein translation is MESTGQNPLQGNQTPLMDFILLGFSDVPDLQGFLFGVFLIMYVIILMGNSLIIIITKVDPSLQTPMYFFLRNFSFLEICYVSVTAPRLLTDLCRQNRRISFLSCATQMYFFLVFGATECLILTTMAYDRYVAICNPLLYPLIMNHRLCIQLAVSCWITGIPVHIGFTYLIFSLPFCRSNHLNHFFCDIPPVLKLACGDTFMIEMLVYAVALLVVTIPFMLILGSYGKIISTILKLPSAAGRAKAFSTCSSHLMVVVLFFGSATTTYLSPKSSNLTGTDKFLSLFYTIVTPMFNPIIYCLRNKDVMVALKKFLLKWIVL